One region of Skermanella mucosa genomic DNA includes:
- a CDS encoding LOG family protein, giving the protein MKDLTSICVYCGSSSRVSDTYKDAAHLLGTLIGQSGRQLVYGGGRVGLMGIVADAAIAAGGPVVGIIPEHIQVLEVEHTGLTELLVVDSMHTRKRLMVDRSDAFVVLPGGLGTLDETFEILTWKQLHLHDKPVVIANIDGYWDPFEALLDHMIAQGFAQPGHRKLFTVVNRVEDVMPALSRQPESVIKPETKWL; this is encoded by the coding sequence ATGAAGGACTTGACTTCGATTTGTGTCTATTGCGGCTCGTCGAGCCGCGTCAGCGATACCTACAAGGATGCCGCGCACCTGCTGGGCACGCTTATCGGGCAGAGCGGACGCCAGCTCGTCTACGGCGGCGGCCGGGTCGGGCTGATGGGGATCGTCGCCGACGCCGCGATCGCGGCCGGCGGACCCGTCGTCGGGATCATCCCGGAGCATATCCAGGTGCTCGAGGTGGAGCATACCGGCCTGACCGAACTGCTGGTGGTCGACAGCATGCATACCCGCAAGCGGCTGATGGTCGACCGTTCCGACGCGTTCGTCGTCCTGCCCGGCGGGCTGGGAACGCTGGACGAGACGTTCGAGATCCTGACCTGGAAGCAGCTCCACCTGCACGACAAGCCGGTGGTGATCGCCAACATCGACGGCTACTGGGACCCGTTCGAAGCGCTGCTCGACCACATGATCGCCCAGGGCTTCGCCCAGCCAGGGCACCGCAAGCTGTTCACCGTGGTGAATCGGGTGGAGGACGTGATGCCGGCCCTGTCGCGCCAGCCGGAGTCCGTGATCAAGCCCGAAACCAAATGGCTGTGA
- a CDS encoding GcrA family cell cycle regulator yields MSWTDERVERLKQLWGQGMSASEIADTLGDVTRNAVIGKAHRLGLSGRPSPIKKKPSRGATILALTERMCKWPVGDPKHADFHFCGKTAQPGMPYCAEHAAIAYQPSSKKRDEERERKVGAA; encoded by the coding sequence ATGAGTTGGACTGACGAACGGGTAGAGCGCCTGAAGCAACTCTGGGGCCAGGGAATGAGCGCGAGCGAGATCGCGGACACCCTGGGTGATGTCACGCGCAACGCCGTGATCGGCAAGGCCCACCGCCTTGGATTGTCAGGACGGCCGTCACCGATCAAGAAGAAGCCGTCGCGCGGCGCCACGATCCTCGCCCTGACTGAACGCATGTGCAAATGGCCGGTTGGCGATCCCAAGCACGCGGATTTCCATTTCTGTGGCAAGACCGCTCAGCCCGGCATGCCCTATTGCGCGGAGCACGCGGCCATCGCCTACCAGCCCAGCTCGAAGAAGCGCGATGAGGAACGCGAGCGCAAAGTCGGCGCCGCCTGA
- the alaS gene encoding alanine--tRNA ligase, with translation MQTANDIRATFLNYFASQGHQIVDSSPLVPRNDPTLMFTNAGMVQFKNVFTGAEARPYSRATTSQKCVRAGGKHNDLDNVGYTARHHTFFEMLGNFSFGDYFKDGAIEHAWNLITKEYGLPADKLLVTVHSSDEEAAALWRKIAGLDDGRIIRIPTDDNFWRMGDTGPCGPCSEIFYDHGPAVAGGPPGSADQDGDRFIEIWNLVFMQYEQVTPDRRIDLPKPSIDTGMGLERLAAVLQGKHDNYDIDLLRTLILASADATKVAADGPHAVSHRVIADHLRSTSFLIADGVLPSNEGRGYVLRRIMRRAMRHAHIIGCKEPLMYRLVPALVQLMGTHYPELVRAQPLITETLKLEETRFKQTLERGLRLLDEETAGIPEGGSLPGEVAFKLYDTFGFPVDLTQDVLRGRNRTVDIDGFNQAMGRQKAEARKAWAGSGEAATETLWFELRDELGATEFLGYDTEVAEGKVLALIVDGKRVEKAEAGADVQVIVNQTPFYGESGGQVGDSGVMFTADGAEVPVYDTQKKLGALWVHQAKVAKGAVSVGDVVELRVDTARRAAIRANHSATHLLHEALRRRLGEHVTQKGSLVAPERLRFDISQPVGLTAEDIAVVEAEVNRRVLGNSDVVTRLMSPQEAVELGAMALFGEKYGDEVRVVSMGGRDPDANKEFSIELCGGTHVRRTGDIGLFKIVGEGAVAAGVRRVEALTGAGAAAYLNEQEHLLQQTAAALKATPAEVPSRVASLVEERRRLERELADLRRQVAMGGGAGPAGGGEKEVAGVKFAARVLDGMPAKDLKPMADEMKKQVGSGVIALVAVNDGKASLVVAVTEDLTGRFSAVELVKAGAAAVGGKGGGGRPDMAQAGGPDGANAGDAVAAIEQAMAGAA, from the coding sequence ATGCAGACCGCCAACGACATCCGCGCCACCTTCCTGAACTATTTCGCCAGCCAAGGGCACCAGATCGTGGACTCCAGCCCGCTGGTGCCGCGCAACGACCCGACGCTGATGTTCACCAACGCCGGCATGGTGCAGTTCAAGAACGTCTTCACCGGGGCCGAGGCGCGCCCCTATTCCCGGGCGACCACCAGCCAGAAATGCGTGCGCGCGGGCGGCAAGCACAACGACCTGGACAATGTCGGCTACACCGCCCGGCACCATACCTTTTTCGAGATGCTCGGCAATTTCTCGTTCGGCGACTACTTCAAGGATGGCGCCATCGAGCATGCCTGGAACCTGATCACGAAGGAGTACGGGCTTCCGGCGGACAAGCTGCTGGTCACCGTCCACTCCTCCGACGAAGAGGCGGCCGCCCTGTGGCGGAAGATCGCCGGCCTGGACGACGGCAGGATCATCCGCATTCCGACCGACGACAATTTCTGGCGCATGGGCGACACCGGCCCGTGCGGCCCCTGCTCCGAGATCTTCTATGACCACGGCCCGGCGGTGGCCGGCGGCCCGCCGGGCAGCGCCGACCAGGACGGCGACCGTTTCATCGAGATCTGGAACCTCGTGTTCATGCAGTACGAGCAGGTGACGCCCGACCGTCGGATCGACCTGCCCAAGCCCTCGATCGACACCGGCATGGGCCTGGAGCGGCTGGCGGCGGTGCTCCAGGGCAAGCACGACAATTACGACATCGACCTGCTGCGCACGCTGATCCTGGCCTCGGCCGACGCCACCAAGGTCGCGGCCGACGGCCCGCACGCGGTCTCCCACCGGGTCATCGCCGACCATCTGCGCTCGACCTCGTTCCTGATCGCCGACGGCGTCCTGCCGTCCAACGAGGGGCGCGGCTACGTCCTGCGCCGGATCATGCGCCGCGCCATGCGGCACGCGCACATCATCGGCTGCAAGGAGCCCCTGATGTACCGGCTGGTCCCGGCGCTGGTCCAGCTGATGGGCACGCATTATCCGGAACTGGTGCGGGCGCAGCCGCTGATCACCGAGACCCTGAAGCTGGAGGAGACCCGGTTCAAGCAGACGCTGGAGCGCGGCCTCCGCCTGCTGGACGAGGAGACCGCCGGCATTCCCGAAGGCGGATCGCTGCCCGGCGAGGTCGCGTTCAAGCTCTACGACACCTTCGGCTTCCCGGTCGACCTGACCCAGGACGTGCTGCGCGGCCGCAACCGCACGGTGGACATCGACGGCTTCAACCAGGCCATGGGCCGGCAGAAGGCGGAAGCGCGCAAGGCCTGGGCCGGTTCCGGCGAGGCCGCGACCGAGACCCTGTGGTTCGAGCTGCGCGACGAGCTGGGCGCCACCGAGTTCCTGGGCTACGACACCGAGGTGGCCGAGGGCAAGGTGCTGGCCCTGATCGTCGACGGCAAGCGGGTTGAGAAGGCCGAGGCCGGGGCCGACGTCCAGGTGATCGTCAACCAGACCCCCTTCTACGGCGAGTCTGGCGGCCAGGTCGGCGACAGCGGCGTGATGTTCACGGCCGACGGCGCCGAGGTGCCGGTCTACGACACGCAGAAGAAGCTGGGCGCGCTGTGGGTCCATCAGGCCAAGGTCGCCAAGGGCGCGGTCTCGGTCGGCGACGTGGTCGAGCTGCGGGTCGATACCGCCCGGCGCGCCGCGATCCGGGCGAACCATTCCGCGACCCACCTGCTGCACGAGGCGTTGCGCCGCCGGCTGGGCGAGCACGTCACCCAGAAGGGCTCGCTGGTGGCGCCGGAACGCCTGCGCTTCGACATCAGCCAGCCGGTGGGATTGACCGCCGAGGACATCGCCGTGGTCGAGGCGGAGGTCAACCGGCGGGTCCTGGGCAACAGCGACGTGGTGACGCGCTTGATGAGCCCGCAGGAAGCGGTCGAGCTGGGTGCCATGGCTCTGTTCGGCGAGAAGTACGGCGACGAGGTCCGGGTCGTCTCCATGGGCGGGCGCGATCCCGACGCCAACAAGGAGTTCTCGATCGAGCTGTGCGGCGGCACCCATGTCCGCCGCACCGGCGACATCGGCCTGTTCAAGATCGTCGGCGAGGGCGCGGTGGCCGCCGGCGTCCGCCGCGTGGAGGCGCTGACCGGCGCCGGCGCCGCGGCCTACCTCAACGAGCAGGAGCACCTGCTCCAGCAGACGGCCGCGGCCCTGAAGGCAACGCCGGCCGAGGTGCCCTCCCGCGTCGCGTCGCTGGTCGAGGAGCGCCGCCGGCTGGAGCGGGAGCTTGCCGACCTTCGCCGACAGGTCGCCATGGGCGGCGGAGCCGGCCCTGCCGGCGGCGGCGAGAAGGAGGTCGCCGGCGTCAAGTTCGCCGCGCGCGTGCTCGACGGCATGCCCGCCAAGGACCTGAAGCCGATGGCCGACGAGATGAAGAAACAGGTCGGCTCCGGCGTGATCGCGCTGGTCGCGGTCAATGACGGCAAGGCGTCGCTGGTGGTCGCGGTGACCGAGGACCTGACCGGCCGCTTCAGCGCGGTCGAGCTGGTCAAGGCCGGTGCTGCGGCGGTCGGCGGCAAGGGCGGCGGCGGCCGCCCCGACATGGCTCAGGCCGGCGGACCCGACGGCGCCAACGCCGGTGACGCCGTGGCGGCGATAGAGCAGGCCATGGCGGGAGCTGCCTGA
- a CDS encoding vWA domain-containing protein has translation MFTNFFYELRKAQVPVSLKEYLALMEAMRQGIADYSVEDFYYLSRTCLVKDERNLDKFDQVFGHVFKGLESTGDGADPVTSEIPEEWLRKLAEKYLTEEEKRQIQSLGGWDKLMETLAQRLAEQKERHQGGSKWIGTAGTSPFGAYGYNPEGIRIGQEGSRHRRAVKVWDKREFRNLDDTVELGTRNIKVALRRLRKFAREGAAEELDLPDTIRSTARNAGTLDLKMVRERHNSVKVLLFLDIGGSMDDHIRICEELFSAARGEFKHLEYFYFHNCVYEGVWRDNRRRHAERTSTWDVLHTYGADYKLVFVGDAAMSPYEIVYPGGSVEHWNEEAGQVWLQRLLNTYSRSIWLNPAPEAYWGYTESTRILQRLMGGRMYPLTLDGLDAGMRELNR, from the coding sequence ATGTTCACGAATTTCTTCTACGAGCTGCGCAAGGCGCAGGTGCCGGTATCCCTGAAGGAGTACCTGGCGCTGATGGAGGCGATGCGCCAGGGCATCGCCGACTACAGCGTCGAGGACTTCTACTATCTCTCCCGCACCTGCCTCGTGAAGGACGAGCGCAACCTCGACAAGTTCGACCAGGTGTTCGGCCACGTCTTCAAGGGGCTGGAGAGCACGGGCGACGGGGCCGATCCGGTCACCTCCGAGATCCCCGAGGAGTGGCTGCGCAAGCTCGCCGAAAAATACCTCACCGAGGAGGAGAAGCGGCAGATCCAGTCGCTCGGCGGCTGGGACAAGCTGATGGAGACGCTGGCCCAGCGCTTGGCGGAGCAGAAGGAGCGTCACCAGGGCGGCTCCAAATGGATCGGGACGGCCGGCACATCGCCGTTCGGCGCCTACGGCTACAATCCGGAGGGCATCCGCATCGGACAGGAGGGCAGCCGCCATCGCCGGGCCGTCAAGGTGTGGGACAAGCGCGAGTTCAGGAACCTGGACGACACGGTCGAACTGGGCACCCGCAACATCAAGGTGGCGCTGCGCCGCCTGCGCAAGTTCGCCCGCGAGGGCGCCGCGGAGGAACTGGACCTCCCCGACACGATCCGCTCCACTGCCCGCAATGCCGGCACGCTCGACCTGAAGATGGTCCGGGAGCGGCACAACAGCGTCAAGGTGCTGCTGTTCCTCGACATCGGCGGCTCCATGGACGACCATATCCGGATCTGCGAGGAGCTTTTCTCGGCCGCCCGGGGCGAGTTCAAGCACCTGGAATACTTCTACTTCCACAATTGCGTCTACGAGGGCGTCTGGCGGGACAATCGCCGCCGCCACGCCGAACGCACTTCCACCTGGGACGTGCTGCATACCTATGGGGCGGACTACAAGCTGGTCTTCGTCGGCGACGCCGCGATGAGCCCGTACGAGATCGTCTATCCCGGCGGCAGCGTCGAGCACTGGAACGAGGAAGCCGGGCAGGTCTGGCTCCAGCGCCTGCTCAACACCTACAGTCGCTCCATCTGGCTCAACCCGGCACCCGAAGCCTATTGGGGCTATACGGAGAGCACCCGGATCCTGCAGCGGCTTATGGGCGGGCGTATGTATCCCCTGACCCTCGACGGGCTGGATGCCGGGATGCGTGAGCTGAACCGCTGA
- a CDS encoding phosphatidylserine decarboxylase gives MSALQSVVVPINRAGWPFIALFAAATAVLAFVAQPLGWIGALLTAWCVYFFRDPDRVVPARPGLLVSPADGTVQMIVPAVPPPELGMGPEPRLRISIFLNVFNVHVNRTPAAGTVKAAEYRKGRFLNAALDKASEENERMAIRLRLDDGREIAFVQIAGLVARRIICHLKPGQAVAAGERYGLIRFGSRTDIYLPDGVHPQVIVGQTTIGGETVIADLNSTEPARLGEVR, from the coding sequence ATGTCCGCTCTGCAATCCGTCGTCGTTCCGATCAACCGTGCCGGTTGGCCCTTCATCGCGCTGTTCGCAGCCGCCACGGCCGTCCTGGCCTTCGTCGCCCAGCCGCTCGGCTGGATCGGGGCGCTGCTGACCGCCTGGTGCGTCTATTTCTTCCGCGACCCCGACCGCGTCGTGCCGGCCCGGCCGGGTCTGCTGGTCAGCCCGGCCGACGGGACGGTGCAGATGATCGTGCCGGCGGTGCCTCCGCCCGAGCTGGGCATGGGGCCCGAGCCGCGGCTGCGCATCAGCATCTTCCTGAACGTCTTCAACGTCCACGTCAACCGCACACCGGCCGCCGGCACGGTCAAGGCGGCGGAGTACCGCAAGGGCCGCTTCCTCAACGCCGCGCTGGACAAGGCGAGCGAGGAGAACGAGCGGATGGCGATCCGGCTGCGGCTGGACGACGGGCGGGAGATCGCCTTCGTGCAGATCGCCGGGCTTGTGGCCCGGCGCATCATCTGCCACCTGAAGCCGGGGCAGGCGGTGGCTGCGGGCGAGCGCTACGGCCTGATCCGCTTCGGCAGCCGGACCGACATCTACCTGCCCGACGGCGTCCATCCGCAGGTGATCGTCGGCCAGACCACGATAGGGGGGGAAACGGTGATCGCCGACCTGAACTCGACCGAGCCCGCACGGCTGGGGGAGGTGCGCTGA
- a CDS encoding Gfo/Idh/MocA family oxidoreductase: MPHKIRIAIVGAGETGAPLLEQLLSADFVKVIGIADLNPDAPGIVLARSRGVKTYSDFLELARMGEDIDIFIDVTGVHKVRDALQHYMQESDNHHTVIMHELIAVLLLSLSKGELVQIKHGDLDY; encoded by the coding sequence ATGCCACACAAGATCAGAATCGCGATCGTCGGGGCAGGTGAAACCGGTGCGCCGCTGCTTGAGCAGCTTCTCTCCGCAGATTTTGTAAAGGTTATAGGCATTGCCGATCTAAATCCCGATGCTCCGGGCATTGTATTGGCCCGGTCGAGAGGGGTAAAAACTTACAGCGACTTCCTGGAACTGGCCCGGATGGGCGAAGACATCGATATATTCATTGATGTGACAGGTGTACACAAGGTCCGCGATGCGCTGCAACATTACATGCAGGAGTCGGACAACCATCATACCGTGATCATGCATGAGTTGATCGCCGTCCTGCTCCTCTCCCTGTCCAAAGGCGAGTTGGTGCAGATCAAGCACGGTGACTTGGACTATTGA
- a CDS encoding LysM peptidoglycan-binding domain-containing protein — protein MKRALIIGAVGVALLGAALALTLLDQPGESLMDAMPPKVESDGPGPSLSAAPPVPEPAAPPEKDPEPSRPEPGSGAPPSFDVVRITPQGNAVIAGRAEPHSTVTVLDGGRTIGRAVADQRGEWVLLPDDPLGPGGRQLSLSARAPDAEAPVASDDVVVLVLPEPAQEAGGAIALAVPRDGTGASAVLQAPAAAVPAIAPRPAGGVSVDVVDYGSDGRVNIGGRAPPRTRVQVYLDNLLVGNSRSGDDGRWALTPEQPVRPGRYALRADQVAEDGKVAARAEIPFQMAEQAAMLPAGQSVVVQPGASLWRIARRTYGSGVRYSLIYEANQEHIRDPDLIYPGQIFNVPPTN, from the coding sequence GTGAAGAGAGCGCTCATAATCGGTGCCGTCGGCGTCGCCCTGCTGGGCGCCGCCCTGGCCTTGACCTTGCTCGACCAGCCCGGTGAATCGCTGATGGACGCGATGCCGCCCAAGGTCGAAAGTGACGGTCCCGGGCCGTCCCTTTCGGCTGCGCCACCCGTCCCTGAACCGGCGGCACCGCCTGAAAAGGATCCGGAGCCGTCCAGGCCGGAGCCCGGATCCGGCGCGCCGCCCAGCTTCGACGTCGTCAGGATCACTCCGCAGGGCAACGCCGTCATCGCCGGGCGCGCCGAGCCGCATTCCACCGTGACCGTGCTCGACGGCGGCCGGACGATCGGGAGGGCGGTCGCCGACCAGCGGGGCGAGTGGGTGCTGCTCCCCGACGATCCGCTCGGCCCGGGCGGCCGCCAGCTCAGCCTGTCGGCGCGGGCGCCCGACGCCGAGGCGCCGGTTGCGTCCGATGACGTGGTGGTGCTGGTGCTGCCCGAGCCGGCCCAGGAAGCGGGTGGCGCGATCGCCCTGGCGGTCCCTCGGGACGGCACCGGCGCGTCGGCCGTCCTCCAGGCACCGGCTGCCGCCGTCCCGGCGATCGCGCCGCGGCCGGCCGGCGGCGTGTCGGTCGACGTGGTCGATTACGGGTCGGACGGGCGGGTGAATATCGGGGGACGGGCGCCGCCGAGGACCCGCGTCCAGGTGTATCTGGATAATTTGCTGGTCGGCAACTCCCGGTCGGGCGACGACGGGCGCTGGGCCCTGACGCCCGAGCAGCCGGTGCGGCCGGGCCGCTATGCCCTGCGCGCCGACCAGGTCGCCGAGGACGGCAAGGTCGCCGCCCGCGCCGAGATCCCGTTCCAGATGGCGGAGCAGGCGGCGATGCTCCCGGCCGGCCAGTCGGTGGTGGTCCAGCCCGGGGCGAGCCTGTGGCGCATCGCGCGGCGCACCTACGGATCCGGCGTTCGATACAGTCTTATCTATGAGGCGAACCAGGAGCATATCCGCGACCCCGACCTGATCTATCCGGGCCAGATCTTCAACGTGCCCCCGACGAACTGA
- a CDS encoding NADP-dependent isocitrate dehydrogenase, with protein sequence MAKIKVANPVVELDGDEMTRIIWQFIKEKLILPYLDIELKYYDLGMEYRDKTDDQVTVDAAKAIQQYGVGVKCATITPDEARVKEFNLKKMWKSPNGTIRNILGGTVFREPIICSNVPRLVPGWTKPLIIGRHAFGDQYRATDFQVPGPGKLTMTFTPDGGGEPVTYDVFQFPEAGVAMGMYNLDESIRGFARACMNYGLARKLPVYLSTKNTILKVYDGRFKNLFQEVFDAEFADEFKKLGLTYEHRLIDDMVASVMKWDGGFVWACKNYDGDVQSDTVAQGFGSLGLMTSVLLSPDGKTVEAEAAHGTVTRHYREHQKGRETSTNPIASIFAWTQGLSYRGKFDGTPEVTRFAETLEKVCVSTVEAGFMTKDLAILIGPEQPWLTTKQFLDKLDENLKKAMAEAA encoded by the coding sequence ATGGCAAAGATTAAGGTCGCTAACCCCGTCGTCGAACTCGACGGCGACGAAATGACCCGGATCATCTGGCAGTTCATCAAGGAAAAGCTGATCCTGCCCTACCTCGACATCGAGTTGAAGTACTACGATCTGGGCATGGAGTATCGCGACAAGACGGACGACCAGGTCACCGTCGATGCGGCCAAGGCAATCCAGCAGTACGGCGTGGGCGTCAAGTGCGCCACGATCACCCCGGACGAGGCGCGCGTCAAGGAATTCAACCTCAAGAAGATGTGGAAGTCGCCCAACGGCACGATCCGCAACATCCTGGGCGGCACCGTCTTCCGCGAACCGATCATCTGCTCCAACGTGCCGCGCCTGGTTCCGGGCTGGACCAAGCCGCTGATCATCGGCCGCCACGCCTTCGGTGACCAGTACCGCGCGACCGACTTCCAGGTCCCCGGCCCGGGCAAGCTGACCATGACCTTCACGCCCGACGGCGGCGGCGAACCGGTGACCTACGACGTCTTTCAGTTCCCCGAGGCCGGCGTCGCCATGGGCATGTACAACCTGGACGAAAGCATCCGCGGCTTCGCCCGGGCCTGCATGAACTACGGCCTGGCGCGCAAGCTTCCGGTCTACCTGTCGACCAAGAACACGATCCTGAAGGTCTATGACGGCCGCTTCAAGAACCTGTTCCAGGAGGTCTTCGACGCGGAATTCGCCGACGAGTTCAAGAAGCTCGGCCTCACCTACGAGCACCGCCTGATCGACGACATGGTCGCCAGCGTCATGAAGTGGGACGGCGGCTTCGTCTGGGCCTGCAAGAACTACGACGGCGACGTGCAGTCCGACACCGTGGCGCAGGGCTTCGGCTCGCTGGGCCTGATGACCTCGGTGCTGCTGAGCCCCGACGGCAAGACGGTCGAGGCCGAGGCCGCCCACGGCACCGTGACCCGGCACTATCGCGAGCACCAGAAGGGCCGCGAGACCTCGACCAACCCGATCGCCTCGATCTTCGCCTGGACCCAGGGCCTGTCCTATCGCGGCAAGTTCGACGGCACCCCCGAGGTCACCCGGTTCGCCGAGACCCTGGAGAAGGTGTGCGTCAGCACCGTGGAGGCCGGCTTCATGACCAAGGACCTCGCCATCCTGATCGGCCCGGAGCAGCCCTGGCTGACCACCAAGCAGTTCCTGGACAAGCTGGACGAGAACCTGAAGAAGGCCATGGCCGAAGCCGCCTGA
- the recA gene encoding recombinase RecA has product MSSAPLRLVESPMDKQKALDAALGQIERAFGKGSIMKLGAREVPTEAEVVSTGSLGLDIALGIGGLPRGRIVEIYGPESSGKTTLALHAIAQAQKNGGTCAFVDAEHALDPGYARKLGVDVDELLISQPDAGEQALEITDTLVRSGAIDVLVVDSVAALVPRAELEGEMGDSHVGLHARLMSQALRKLTGSISKSHTTVIFINQIRLKIGVMFGNPETTTGGNALKFYASVRLDIRRIGAIKDRENVVGNQTRVKVVKNKMAPPFRVVEFDIMYGEGVSKVGELLDLGVQANVVEKSGSWFSYEGQRIGQGRENAKNFLRQNTEVADSIEAKIRANAGLVANAMMGTPEADGEASSPD; this is encoded by the coding sequence ATGTCGTCCGCACCCTTGCGTTTGGTTGAAAGTCCCATGGATAAGCAAAAGGCACTAGACGCGGCCCTCGGTCAGATCGAACGCGCGTTCGGCAAGGGCTCCATCATGAAGCTCGGTGCCCGCGAAGTTCCGACGGAGGCCGAGGTCGTCTCGACCGGTTCGCTCGGCCTCGACATCGCGCTCGGCATCGGCGGCCTGCCGCGCGGCCGCATCGTCGAGATCTACGGCCCGGAAAGCTCGGGCAAGACGACCCTGGCGCTCCATGCCATCGCCCAGGCCCAGAAGAACGGCGGCACCTGCGCCTTCGTCGATGCCGAGCACGCACTCGATCCCGGCTATGCCCGCAAGCTGGGCGTCGACGTGGACGAGCTCCTGATCTCGCAGCCCGACGCCGGCGAGCAGGCGCTCGAGATCACCGACACGCTGGTTCGCTCGGGTGCCATCGACGTGCTGGTGGTCGACAGCGTCGCGGCCCTGGTGCCCCGTGCCGAGCTGGAAGGCGAGATGGGCGACAGCCACGTCGGCCTGCACGCCCGGCTGATGAGCCAGGCGCTCCGCAAGCTGACCGGCTCGATCTCCAAGTCGCACACCACCGTCATCTTCATCAACCAGATCCGGTTGAAGATCGGCGTCATGTTCGGCAACCCGGAAACCACGACCGGCGGCAACGCGCTGAAGTTCTACGCCTCGGTCCGCCTCGACATCCGCCGCATCGGTGCGATCAAGGACCGGGAGAACGTGGTCGGCAACCAGACCCGCGTGAAGGTGGTCAAGAACAAGATGGCCCCGCCGTTCCGGGTGGTCGAGTTCGACATCATGTACGGCGAGGGCGTGTCCAAGGTGGGCGAGCTGCTCGACCTCGGCGTCCAGGCCAACGTGGTCGAGAAGTCGGGTTCCTGGTTCAGCTACGAGGGCCAGCGCATCGGCCAGGGCCGCGAGAACGCCAAGAACTTCCTGCGCCAGAACACCGAGGTGGCCGACTCCATCGAGGCCAAGATCCGCGCCAACGCCGGCCTGGTGGCCAACGCCATGATGGGAACGCCGGAAGCCGACGGCGAGGCCAGCAGCCCGGACTGA
- a CDS encoding AAA family ATPase, with protein sequence MTSPESKKFTGTDNYVATEDLRVAVNAAVALQRPLLVKGEPGTGKTILAEEIARALGRPLIQWHIKSTTKAQQGLYEYDAVSRLRDSQLGDERVRDIANYIVKGKLWEAFDAPEAPVLLIDEIDKADIEFPNDLLLELDRMEFFVYETRQVVKAHRRPVVIITSNNEKELPDAFLRRCFFHYIRFPDPETMTRIVEVHYPGLKGDLLREALTLFYEVRETPGLKKKPSTSELLDWIKLLMVEDVSPETLRTRDAKKLIPPLHGALLKNEQDVHLFERLAFLSRRERGGG encoded by the coding sequence ATGACCTCTCCTGAATCGAAGAAGTTCACCGGCACCGACAACTATGTCGCCACCGAGGACCTGCGGGTGGCGGTCAACGCCGCGGTGGCGTTGCAGCGCCCGCTGCTGGTCAAGGGCGAGCCCGGCACCGGCAAGACGATCCTGGCGGAGGAGATTGCGCGGGCGCTGGGCCGGCCGCTGATCCAGTGGCACATCAAGTCCACCACCAAGGCTCAGCAGGGCCTGTACGAGTACGACGCGGTCAGCCGCCTGCGCGACAGCCAGCTGGGCGACGAGCGGGTCCGCGACATCGCCAACTACATCGTCAAGGGCAAGCTGTGGGAGGCGTTCGACGCTCCGGAGGCGCCGGTGCTGCTGATCGACGAGATCGACAAGGCGGATATCGAGTTCCCCAACGACCTGCTGCTCGAACTGGACCGGATGGAGTTCTTCGTCTACGAGACCCGGCAGGTGGTGAAGGCGCATCGGCGGCCGGTCGTGATCATCACCTCCAACAACGAGAAGGAACTGCCGGACGCCTTCCTGCGCCGCTGCTTCTTCCACTATATCCGCTTTCCCGACCCCGAGACGATGACGCGCATCGTCGAAGTCCATTATCCCGGCCTGAAGGGCGACCTGCTGCGGGAAGCGCTCACCCTGTTCTACGAAGTCCGCGAGACCCCCGGCCTCAAGAAGAAGCCCAGCACCTCTGAGCTGCTGGACTGGATCAAGCTGCTGATGGTCGAGGACGTGTCGCCGGAAACCCTGCGCACCCGCGACGCCAAGAAGCTGATCCCGCCGCTCCACGGCGCCCTGCTGAAGAACGAGCAGGACGTCCACCTGTTCGAGCGCCTGGCCTTTCTCAGCCGGCGCGAACGGGGAGGCGGCTGA
- a CDS encoding OmpA family protein, with the protein MRLNQIAASGVFAFLAMSVVAPASVLAQSASEKCNTVVDSTGKPVVAANNTAVLHAGSYDCPPPPAAAAAAPAAAVPPAAPLANAVYFVFFDFDRSAITPAAQDILNTVVSDARRTNASRLNVLGHTDTSGSPAYNQRLSERRASAVREALVQRGVPAGQITTRGLGETQPLIATGDGVREPSNRRAEIRFQ; encoded by the coding sequence GTGCGCCTTAATCAAATCGCTGCCTCGGGCGTCTTTGCGTTCCTGGCGATGTCGGTCGTTGCGCCCGCCAGCGTGCTGGCTCAAAGCGCCTCGGAAAAGTGCAACACTGTGGTGGACTCCACTGGCAAGCCCGTGGTTGCCGCCAACAACACTGCCGTTCTCCACGCCGGAAGCTATGACTGCCCGCCGCCGCCCGCAGCCGCCGCCGCCGCCCCGGCCGCAGCCGTTCCGCCGGCGGCTCCGCTGGCCAACGCCGTCTACTTCGTGTTCTTCGACTTCGACCGCTCGGCCATCACCCCGGCGGCGCAGGACATCCTGAACACGGTCGTCAGCGATGCCCGCCGGACCAACGCGTCCCGCCTGAACGTGCTCGGCCACACCGACACCTCGGGTTCGCCGGCCTACAACCAGCGTCTGTCGGAGCGTCGTGCGTCCGCCGTGCGCGAGGCCCTGGTGCAGCGCGGCGTCCCCGCCGGTCAGATCACCACCCGCGGTCTCGGCGAGACGCAGCCGCTGATCGCCACCGGCGACGGCGTCCGCGAGCCGTCCAACCGTCGCGCCGAGATCCGCTTCCAGTAA